A genomic stretch from bacterium includes:
- a CDS encoding zeta toxin family protein: protein MKPQLVLIAGPNGAGKSTIAPTLLKGKFRKVEFVNADSIAQGLSAFRPETVAFEAGRSMLKRLHALANDQKDIAFESTLASQSYARWIEQLQEKGYRFYLIFLWLESTDLAIQRVRERVKAGGHDVPEAMIRRRYTRGIKNFLNLYLPLANTWAIYDNSGKEPVLIAAGGKKQKTKIFKKELWRIIQETGK from the coding sequence ATGAAACCACAGCTTGTTCTAATTGCCGGCCCGAATGGAGCAGGTAAATCCACGATTGCACCGACCCTCTTGAAAGGGAAGTTCAGAAAAGTTGAGTTTGTCAATGCGGATTCGATAGCACAAGGCCTTTCGGCTTTTCGTCCAGAAACTGTAGCTTTCGAAGCAGGCCGGTCGATGTTAAAGCGACTTCATGCTTTAGCAAACGATCAGAAAGATATTGCCTTCGAAAGTACATTGGCAAGCCAATCCTATGCTCGTTGGATAGAACAACTTCAAGAAAAGGGATATCGGTTCTATCTGATTTTTCTTTGGCTTGAATCGACCGACCTTGCTATTCAAAGGGTTCGAGAAAGAGTCAAGGCAGGTGGCCACGATGTTCCGGAAGCTATGATCCGCAGGAGATACACTCGAGGAATTAAGAACTTCTTGAATCTCTATCTTCCTCTGGCAAACACATGGGCGATTTACGATAATAGTGGCAAGGAGCCGGTCTTGATTGCGGCCGGTGGCAAAAAACAGAAAACGAAAATCTTCAAGAAGGAATTATGGCGAATCATTCAGGAAACAGGAAAGTAA